In Pseudomonas glycinae, the DNA window CCAGGCCGTTCTGTTCGTAATCGGCGCTGGCACGGGCATACGCCGCACCGACCTGCCACTGCGGATCGAGGCGCAGGCGCACACCGATGTCGGTGGCCCAGCCGTCGACGTTGTCACTGCGCTTGGCTTGCGCCGGACGAGTGCCATCGGCGTTGAGGGCGTTGACCGTGTCGCGGTCGCCGCTCATGCCGGTGATGCTGCCCCAGTAGTTGACGGTGTTGGTATTGCGCCAGTTGTAGGCGTCGCTGTCGGCGGTCAGGCCGAGCCAGCTGATGTCGCCGTTCTGGGTTTTATCCAGCGAATCGCGTGGTACGCCGGGTTCGGCGTAGTCGAGCTTGCCGTCGTCATGGGTGTGGTGACCGCGAATGCCGACCCAGTTGCCCGGTGTCCACTGATAAGCGGCATCGGCGTAGGCGTGCAGGCGATCCTTGTCTTTGGGGGCCAGCTCTTTCAAGTCGGTGCGGTATTCGCTGAAGCGTTCGGCGACACCGGCATTGGCGCGCAGCAGGGTGGTGTCGAAAGTCCAGTTCAGCGCTTCGATGTTGGTGTCGCGCCACTGGCCGTCGTCGTTGCGCAGGCGCTGGCGACCGAACTTGAGGATCTCGCCGGGGTAGGGCGTCAGGCCGCTGTAGCCGACCCAGAATTCGCGCATCGCCAGGTAGTTTTTCTTGGTCTTGCGGTCGCCGTTGTCGGTGGTTTGTTCACCGTCGGACTGCTGCAGGGTGTCGGTCTCGATGATGTCGGTCGAGGTCACGGCCTGGCCCATGGCGTAGGCGCTCCACGCGCCGCTTTCGCCGTAGACCCACGGACGCAGGTCGAGGCCGAGGCCGTTGACGTCGCCGCCGCTGGCGGTGCCGAGGTCGCGGTCGTCTTCGGACTGACCGGTGATTTTCACTTCGAGGCCGAAGTTTTTCGATTCAGTCATCGCGGCCAGGGTCGGGCAAGACCAGATCAACGCGAACGTGAGGCCAATGCCGGCCTTCACAAAGGGATTCAATTTCATAATTTTTCCTCGCCGTCTTCTTCTTGCAGGGCGTGCAGTTGCAGCGTGTTCTGGCTCAGGGCGCCACGGGTCGCCTGTTCCTGTTGCAGCAGGCGCTGGGCTTCGGCCAGGCGCTCGGGCGGCAGCTGGGCGGCGAGGGTGGTCGCCAGCTCATCGGCTTGCGGGGTGTTTTGCGCTTTGGCCAACTGGCTGAACACGTAGGCGTTGACTGGGTCGGGCTTGGTGCCCTTGCCTTGGGAAAACAGCTGGGCGATGGCGAAGTCGGCGCTGTTCTGGCCGTTGCGCGCGGCGGTCAGCAGATGGTCGAGGGCCTTCTGCGGATAGACCTTGCCCAGGTAGCCACGGCGATAGATCTGGCCGAGGTAGTAGTCGGCAGCGACTTCGCGGCCGACGGCTTTCTGGAAATGTTCCTCGGCGACTTTCGCGTCGGCCGGGACCAGTTTGCCTTCGTAGTAGAGCTTGCCCAGCAGCAGTTCGGCGCGCGGCTGATCGGCGGCGCGGCCGTTGTCCAGGTACTTCATCATCTGGTCGATGTCGCCCAGTTCCGGGAAGTCATACAGCAGTTGCGCGAGGGTGACCCACGACGCCGGATAACCCGGAGCGATCGGCTCGAGCAGCGACTGCGCGGTTTTTTCGTCGGTCTTGCCCAGGGTCGAATCGGCCAGCACACGGGCCACCGAATCCACCCGCTGAGCACTGACGGTGCCGCGGCTGTAACCGGCCTGCAGTTGCTTGATCAGCTCGGCCTGCTGCTCCGGCGCGCCACGTTTCTGATAAACCGTGGCCAGCTCGACGTAGCAGATGTCGGTGGTGTTGATTGCGGCCTTGCAGATCTTTTCCACGTCATCCAGATGCTGGTCGTAAGTGCCCTGGGTGCGATACAGCAGCACCTGAGCGAGACCGGCTTCCGGGTAACCGGATTTGCGCCATTGATCGATCTGCTGCTGGGCGTTGATGTTCGGGAAGCTGTGCGGGTATTGCAGGTACAGCATCGCGAGCGGGATCAGCGTGTTGCCTTCGCCACTGGCGGCGGCTTTCTTCAGCAGGCTTTCGGCTTCCTGATGCTCGGCTTCGGTGGAGCCGGGCTTGGCCACCAGCAAACGACCGAGTCGGGCCTGGGCACGCGGCGAAACACTGGCGGCGGCGCGGTAGGTGGCTTCGGCCTGTTTCATTTGTTCCGGATCGCGGCTGTCGACCTGGATGTCGGCAAGGCCCACCTGGGCTTCGCTGTAACCCAGGTCGGCCAGCGCACGGTAGTTCTGCGCGGCGGTCGCGGTGTCGCCGCGCTTGAGCGCTTCGTTGGCCAGACGCTGGTCGGGCAGGCCGGCGCAACCGGCCAGGGCGATTGCCATGGCCATGGCCAGGCTCAGTGGGGCCGGCGGGATTCTGATAGGGCTCGTCACAGGCATGTCCTCGACTTAAAGACCGGCAGCCATGGCTTTGTCGATCAGCCAGTTCAGGTTCGGACCACGGTCGCTGTTGACTTCCACCGGGCGGCCGGCGAAGCGGCTGTCCAGCGGTTCGTCAGGCTGGATCTGCACGCGGATGTCGGAGGACAGGTCAGCGCTTTTCAGGCTGGTGCTGCTGACGATCTTGCCGGTGCGGGTCTTGTCTTCGCCGGCGATCTGGAAACTCACCGGGGTGCCCGGACGCACGTCGCCGAACTGGCGATAGGAGAAGCGCGCATCGACGGTGGCCTGGGTGTTGCGCGGCACCAGTTGGAAGATCACGTCGCCCTTGCTCGCGTATTGACCGTCGGCCACCAGTTGCTGGGCCACGGTGCAATCGCACGGCGAGGTCAGGGTGCCGGTCATTTGCTTGCCGAACAGTTCTTCAACCTTGGCCGGGGACAGTTGATCTTCTTCCAGGTGACCTTTGAGTACGTCGAGCATGCTGGTGCTGAACGTCGCCAGCGGTGCGCCCTTGGCGGCAACGCCGTCGGACTTCACCAGGCTTTGCACGGTGCCGTCGCGCGGCATGGTGATGTTCATCCCCGGCACGCTGACCAGGCCGGCCTGCGCATGGCTGACGAAGTACATGCTGTACACCGATTTGAAAATGAAACCCGCCGCCACCAGGCCGACCGCGAAGATACCGGCGCTGAAGGTCACGGCTTTCAGGCGACCGAACGGGGTCATGCCGGAGTCGCCGTCCTTGACCTTGCGCGCCTTGGTGAAGTTGTCGCGCTGCAGGGTCGCCAGCACTTCACCGATGCTGACGATGTCGCCGGCCAGGTGCGAAGTGATCAGGTGACGCAGGGTCGAAATGTCCTGCGGTTCAAGGTTCTGGAACTGGCAACCAGCACGACCCGTCTGGCGGTCGTAGGAGCGCACTTGCAGTTCAACGTCCATGGCCAGGCCGAGGTTGTCGATGACGAACTGCAGACGCGCCTTGTACACCTCGCCGACGGTCAGCGGCAGTTGTCCGGCGTT includes these proteins:
- the algK gene encoding alginate biosynthesis TPR repeat lipoprotein AlgK; the protein is MPVTSPIRIPPAPLSLAMAMAIALAGCAGLPDQRLANEALKRGDTATAAQNYRALADLGYSEAQVGLADIQVDSRDPEQMKQAEATYRAAASVSPRAQARLGRLLVAKPGSTEAEHQEAESLLKKAAASGEGNTLIPLAMLYLQYPHSFPNINAQQQIDQWRKSGYPEAGLAQVLLYRTQGTYDQHLDDVEKICKAAINTTDICYVELATVYQKRGAPEQQAELIKQLQAGYSRGTVSAQRVDSVARVLADSTLGKTDEKTAQSLLEPIAPGYPASWVTLAQLLYDFPELGDIDQMMKYLDNGRAADQPRAELLLGKLYYEGKLVPADAKVAEEHFQKAVGREVAADYYLGQIYRRGYLGKVYPQKALDHLLTAARNGQNSADFAIAQLFSQGKGTKPDPVNAYVFSQLAKAQNTPQADELATTLAAQLPPERLAEAQRLLQQEQATRGALSQNTLQLHALQEEDGEEKL
- a CDS encoding alginate biosynthesis protein Alg44, coding for MNTAVNANVVHESEAQRQHARVKIPAKLRFFGPDRTPVEARVLDLSAGGLAFNAGQLPLTVGEVYKARLQFVIDNLGLAMDVELQVRSYDRQTGRAGCQFQNLEPQDISTLRHLITSHLAGDIVSIGEVLATLQRDNFTKARKVKDGDSGMTPFGRLKAVTFSAGIFAVGLVAAGFIFKSVYSMYFVSHAQAGLVSVPGMNITMPRDGTVQSLVKSDGVAAKGAPLATFSTSMLDVLKGHLEEDQLSPAKVEELFGKQMTGTLTSPCDCTVAQQLVADGQYASKGDVIFQLVPRNTQATVDARFSYRQFGDVRPGTPVSFQIAGEDKTRTGKIVSSTSLKSADLSSDIRVQIQPDEPLDSRFAGRPVEVNSDRGPNLNWLIDKAMAAGL
- a CDS encoding alginate export family protein produces the protein MKLNPFVKAGIGLTFALIWSCPTLAAMTESKNFGLEVKITGQSEDDRDLGTASGGDVNGLGLDLRPWVYGESGAWSAYAMGQAVTSTDIIETDTLQQSDGEQTTDNGDRKTKKNYLAMREFWVGYSGLTPYPGEILKFGRQRLRNDDGQWRDTNIEALNWTFDTTLLRANAGVAERFSEYRTDLKELAPKDKDRLHAYADAAYQWTPGNWVGIRGHHTHDDGKLDYAEPGVPRDSLDKTQNGDISWLGLTADSDAYNWRNTNTVNYWGSITGMSGDRDTVNALNADGTRPAQAKRSDNVDGWATDIGVRLRLDPQWQVGAAYARASADYEQNGLESNRSNYTGTRSRVHRFGEAFRGEMNNMQTATLFGSWMLNDQYDASLIYHKFWRVDGNKPVGSNGINAVENNTDDVTGAILSSTSLPLQDGNKDLGQEMDLVVTKYFKQGLLPAALSQSIDEPSALVRFRGGVFKPGDAYGSQVDSYMHRAFIDVIWRF